In Planococcus shixiaomingii, the DNA window CCCAACTTCAGTCAATGGGTTGCCTGATCCAACCGTCACGACACGAAAACCATCCGGAATGGTTTCAAATGGAGAGGATTTGCCTTTTTTCTCTTTCATTTCATTGGCTTTCTCTTTTACTTGATCGGTTACTTCCAAGGTTTTCTCTTTCATTATGCTTTGCAGTTCTTTTCCGGTTTTCGGAGTGGTCAGAAGAGCTGCAGCAGCACCGGCGAGTGCGCCGATTACTGCGCCAGTCGTGAAACCGCCGCCCGAGCTGCTTTTAGAAGCATCCGCTGTTCCGGCGATTTTTCCAGCGCGCTGAAGGCGTTCTTCTACTTCGTCGACGATTTCATTGACGCTGCGCCCCCGGGTTTCCACCAGTGAACCTTCTACATGGGAACCATCGAAAACATCCAGATTCCGCACAACACACACGTCGTAACCGATCGCATCGGTTGGCTGCTTCACCATTTTCGCCTGGTATCCTTTTTTCTTCAGTGCACGCCGAACATCTGCAAAGGGCTGTTCAACTGCGATTTTAACCATTTTATCAAACCTCTTTCTTTTTTTTGTAATCTTATACTTTACCCTTATTCCGCCTGCTTTTAAACGTCTTTTCCATAGTGTAAGCTGATTCGTATAGAGTAAAAGGATAAAGGCGTTGCCGATTATTCGTGTCCGTCATTGCGGTTCATGATTGTTAAAAGCATGTTAAAAATTGGGGAATCTTCGTTTTAAGGGTTAAAGAAATCTATACTGAAAGAGCCACCAAGGGGAGGTACGTAGATGAAACAACAATGGAACAAAGATGAGATGTTCAACCGCCTGCAGGAGCATAAAAAAATTGCGTCAGTAAAAAATCATAAAGGAATTGAAAAGGTGTTGGCCAACAAGGACAAAATAGCAGCCGTGTTTCTTTTGGCAGGGTCGATTATGAACGTGAAGCGGTTTGTCGACGTAATTCAAAATGAAGGGATACCTGTGCTGGTTCACGCGGAAAAGATTGGCGGCCTTCTATTGAATAATGAAGGGCTGGATTTTATTGCGGATTATGTGAAGCCATTTGGCATTGTGACGACGAAAACAGCGCTTATCAAAAAAGCGAAAGAGCGTAAGTTGTTTGTTGTGCAACGGGTATTCATGATTGATTCGGAGGTTTACGAAAGTGTCTTGGAAAATAAACAAAATCTTGCACCGGATATTATCGAGATCATGCCGTCCACGCTGCATGAAGTGATCCGCTCTTACTCGAAGCATCTGGATATCCCGGTTATCACCGGAGGATTGCTCTCTAGTACAGAACAAGTGAAAGCTTCTTTAGATGCCGGGGCCTTGGCCATCAGCACTTCTAATGAATCGCTGTGGAAGCAGGATTTATCAAAGATTTGATTGTTAAGATGATTTTTACATTTTTCACATACTGCCTTAACATTCAAAGGTTACAATCAATTATGAAAAGTAGATAGATGGCCGGGTGCACTAAGAGAGACCTCAAATACCTCCTCCGCATATGTGGGAAGGTTATTTGAGGTCTCTTTGTATGGCACTCCATATTTGTTAAATAGAGCGACAACCCACTAATAGAAAAGGAAGTGCTTGAACGGTGCTTCTTTCAAAAACCTGAGGAGGCAATTGCATGCATTGGATAAAAGACATTAACGTACTTATATTCGACATGGACGGAACCCTTTATCAAGACTATTCCTTTATGGGGCGCTATATCCGAAAGATGATGAAAGAAAGCTATTCAGACAACGAAATTGAAGAAACAGTGGCCCTTGCGTATGACATTCTTGAAGGTAAGAAACCTATTAAACTGGGATATTTATACGATCCAGAGCAATTGGTTTTCCATAGCCACCAAGATTTAACACCCGTTACTTCCTACGATTGGAATGGCATTGAAATCGAAAAAACCGAAAGCGGAGAAAATCCGCTTGCCTATATCGGCGATCCATGGGGAATCGCCCATCTGATGGCCATAAAAAAGAAAATATCTATGGAAACGGTAAAGAAAGCCTTCAACGACGTGCGGTCGGAAATGTTGATGGAAGCTTATTGCATCGTCAAACGCACCGATTTATTTGATGAAATCAAGAAATTGGACAACAAAAAAGCCATCTTAATGACCAATTCACCTTTGCCTACGGGTCAGGAATTCGTGGACTTCCTGGGAATTGGCGATGTGTTCGATGAGTTTTACTTTGACGGAAAAAAACCGCACGGCATTAAGGAATTGATGGACAGATTACTTGCTGAAGGGTATCAGCCCGAGGAGATTCTATCAATAGGCGACCATCCATGGAATGACCTGTACCCTGTCCGTAAAGCAGGAGGTCATACGTGTTTAATTAGCCAATATGAACACGATGATACGACAAAATGGTCAGTCTCAGTTAAAACCATTGATGAACTAGTGGACGTAGTCCGCCAGCTAACTGAGGAATCGGTAATCGCAAAATAAAAAAGAGGGAAATGGCTGAGATTTCATCTTAATCATACTTGCTTTACTCAGCTTCATTGCCCAGCGATACATCATTCGAGCTTTTGTATACACAAGAGTAAAATAGGAGGTCATTTTATTGAGAAAACTTATTGCGCATCGAGGCTGGTCAGGGAAAGCACCGGAAAATACGTTGAGTGCCGTCAAACTGGCGCTTGAAGAACCGAAAATTGACTGCATTGAAATTGACGTGCATTTGACGAAAGACGGAGTTCCTGTTGTTATCCATGATTACCAAGTGGACCGCACAACAAATGGCAGCGGCTTTGTAAAAGACATGACAGCTGAGGAAATAAAAGCGCTGGATGCGGGAAGCTGGTTTGATTTCGAATTTGCAGGAGAACAAGTGCCGTTGCTGGAAGAAGTGCTGGTGCTGGCAGGGGGCAAGAAGAAGCTGTTGATTGAATTGAAGCAAATGGCTGGCATGTACGAAGGCTTGGAGGAAAAAGTGATCGGACTGATTCAGCAATACGGCCTTGAAGCTCATTGCGACCTGATTTCTTTTGATCACAAAAGCCTTCAGACCTGCATGAAATACAGCACGGAAGTTAACCGGACACTTGTCATGCTAGGGTCGCCGGTGTTGTTGATCGATCAAGTGAACGAGATCGGGGCTACCGCCGTATCGATGAACCATCTGTATGTGGATCAGGAAATGGTCACCAGCTTGAACAACAACGGAATCGACATTGTTGTCTGGACGGTGGATCAAAAATCGGAAGCGGAAAGAGTCCTTGGACTAGATGGCGCTATCTCTTTAACTACTAACCACCCGGAACGCTTATGGGCTTAGCGGTTTTTGGATTTATGTTTTATTGCATAATTGTTGGGAACCATATTCCTGTTAGGGGCATAACCTGAACTGATAAAGTGGCGCCATCTCGGTGTTCAAATCAGATCGGTTATTTTTTTTGCCTGTTACGTGGAACATTGCGAAAAAAAGGATGGAAAGGGAATTTTGTCTCCTCTATGGAATAGATAAGGAGGAGGTGAGATTATGGATGAATTTTTTAGAGAGCAGCAGAAGAAGTTGACTGAAACGCTTGATAAATTTTATACGATTAATGCACCTTACGATTACCCGATTGATAGTGAAGAACAAATTAATATCGAACAGGAATTGCGCAAACTAGCTGAGCTGGAGAAGTTTTATTCGGTCATAGAGAAAGGGCAAAGCCAAGGTTCCATATTTGAAGAATACAGCAATCATTTACAGGAAGTGAGAATGGCAATTGAAGTGATTGAAAGGGAAAAACAAGCGATTGAACAAGAACATTCAGATGATATTGCCAATATCCGTATGCTGTTGGCGAATATCGCAAGCAGGCTGGATGAATAAGGTTCTTCGGCATCTCGGTTGAGGTGCTTTTTTTGTATCCAAGCGAATTGACTTCCAATAATGGAATCGGTATATTAAGGAACGACAATTGCGATTGGAGTGAACCATTTGAATCCAAATTCTGAATTGGAGAATTTAGACCTGATCGATTTGATTAGTGAACGCCATATTCTGGTACGAAGAATTTCAGGGGAAGCCTGGAACGATACGAGCGAAATTTACATTTCAAACTCTGAATGGTATATCATGGCCCGGATTTATAAAAAACAGCCTACTATTTCGTATGTGACTAAAAACGTAGACATATCGCGTCAGGCGATACATAAATTTATTAAGAACCTGGCCGCAAAAGGGTTAGTGGAAATCGGTAATGTGGAAAACAATAAAAAAGAGAAATCCATCCGGCTAACGGTTCTAGGAGAAGAATGCTACGAGAAAAATGAGACTCTGAAAGCGCAGCTAGAAAACCAGATTGCTGAAAAAATAGGGGAAGACAATGTGAAAGCCCTTAAAAATCTCTTGGCGCTGGATTGGGGAATCTAGAAAGAACCCTCTGTATGACTGAATCATACAAAGGGTTCTTTTCTTGTAATTAGCTATTTTCGTTTATTAACCGAGTGGCCAACTGATTTACTTCTTCAAAAGTGGTGTCCAGTGCGATGGATAGCTCTTTAAAAAGGATTGTTTGGGCAGAATTCAGCACTTTGTGATCACGTTCATAAAGGTTTTTGCCATCAAGTTTGACCTCTATTTTTTTCCGCATCAGCGTGTTAACCACTTTAGCGATTTCTTTACGTTTTCCAGTATTTATTATGTCAGAAAAATATTGCAAGCGTATATTCGGGTTGTTGTCCCATTCAAGTGCAGGCTCTTTGAAAGCTTCCATTATGTCCGCTACTTCTTCTTTAGGAATCATCGACAGCATGAGCACTTTATCGTTATCTACAGGTGTCCGAATGGTGATATGGTGATTGCTTTCATAGGGGTGGAGTTTGTAATATTTTTTAGTTACTCCGGCTACGGTTTCGTCGCAAATATCGTCAATTTGGCAAATGCCATGAGCGGAATAAATGATAAGATCCCCGATATTGAACATTTTTTCCTCCTAGAATAGATGTGATTAGTTACTTATCATTATACTGATTTTTCATCTTTTTGTCAATTTAGTTGACAAAATGGCGTAGTGAAGCGGTGAAGGAAGAGCGGCAGTAAATATGGTATTATGAAGGTTGAGTAAATAAATATTCGACCCATTAGATTTTAGTTTTACAGGAGGTTCTTTAATTGGACAATAACGATTTATTAATCAGATTGAGATATGCTTTGGACATAAAAAACAACGACATGGTGGAAATCTTCAAACTTGGCGGCATCGAGCTGACGAAAGAAGAAGTGCTGAAGGTGTTGACGAAATCGCCAGAGAGCGACGATGAAGCGGATGGCATTTGGGAAGCTGCTGAAAATGAGGATCACATCAAAGCCGACAATGCGATGTTCGAATCGTTTTTGAATGGATTGATTATTTTCAAGCGCGGCAGACAAGAACCGAAGCCTGGGCAACCGGAAAAGCCGGCATTGACAGGAGAACCGTCAAAAAATCTGCTGCTGAAGAAAGTGAAGATCGCCTTGCAGTTAACGAGCGAAGACATGCTTGAGATTTTGCAGCTGGCAGGGGTGACGGTAACGAAAAGTGAGATGAGTGCTATGCTGCGAAAGCAAGGGCACAAAAACTACAGCAACTGCGGTGACCGCTATGCGCGGAATTTCTTAAAAGGTTTGGCAATCAAGTACCGGAAATAATTGAATATGAAGCCCCGCAATTGTTTAGCAAGCATAACAATTGCGGGGCTTTTTTATTTGAGAATATAGGTTTCAAAGATATTTTGGGAATGTGGAGATATGGGAAGTGCGGATAAGATTGCTGGAAGCGTCGGTAGAAAGTGAAATAATGCATGTAGAAATTCGAATAGTGTCGGCAGAAACTTTAATAAAGCAGGTAAGAGCAGAAAAAGCATCGGTAAAAAATCTAGAAAGCTTCTCTTATAGACCTTAAATCTTTTTGGCTTTTCGCGGTGGCGAAAAGCATCTATTCATGATTTTGAACTTTTCTTATGGAGAGTCGCTTAAGGAGAAATGCAGGTAGAACTCCAAAAAATGCCGGTAGAAACCTCGATTCGTCATGTAAGAAGCTCAATAGTTCATGTAAGGACAAAAAAACTTCATGTAAGAGAATAAAAAATTCCACCAAACCTTATAACCTCTAATCACAGACCTTATGTCTCAGGATTAGAGGTTATTTTTGTGTTCAGCTTCTACAAAAAAGGTTTATAACCCCGAAAAACCTTGCTATATCAAGGTTTTTAAAATAATTTAAAAAATTCTAAAAAATATATTGACTATTTAAAAAACTTCGACTTATAATACTAATTAATATAACGTCATATGACGTTATAAAAAACGGAGGTGCTAGAATGAAACAAGATCAAGGAACATTAATCGAAGAAGTGGCAGGCGCAACAGAGACTCAAAGTGTCAAAGGAGTAGAAATGAAGCAAGAGCATGCGGCTCAAATCGCAGCTGTAGTTGACGCAGTAAATGCCAAGAAAATCGACAATGTATACTTTGTGGCATGCGGCGGATCGATGGCTTCATTATCATTCGGTGAATACTTCTTAAGTAAAGAAATTGAAATTCCAAGCTTCGTATATACTTCCAACGAGTTTATTCACCGCAACCCTAAATCACTTGGCGAGAACAGCTTAGTGGTTTTGCGTTCCCATTCAGGAACTACTCCGGAAACTGTGGAAGCTGCAAGTTTTGCCAAAGCGAAGGGTGCAGTGACTGTGGCGATTTCCATGGAAGCTGAATCTCCACTAGCCCAAGCTGCCGAGCATGTTGTCCATTACAACTACAAAGATGGTTCAGATGCGATTGACGGTGAAGCGGGCATGTTCTATACATTGATTTTCGAACTTTTAAATGCATTATCCCCTAACGAAAAATACAAGCGCGTTGTCAATCAGCTGCCGAACCTTGGGAACTTGATCGAGAAAAACATCGAGCAGTTTTCAGAAGCGGCAAACGAGTTCGGCAAAAAATACAAGCGCGATAAAATCATCTACACAATGGCGAGCGGTGCATACATCCACCACGCATACTCGTTTACTAGCTGCTTGTTAATGGAGATGTTGTGGATCCATTCTAATGCCATCCATTCAGGCGAGTTCTTCCACGGACCATTTGAAATCACGGATTACGATGTTCCATTCTTAGTGGTTAAAGGCGAAGGCGCGAGCCGTCCACTTGATGAGCGCGCATTAGACTTCGTTCAGAAATTCAGCGATAAAGTAGAAGTGGTGGATATTGCAGAATTGAATTACGATGGAATTGATGAAGATTTGAAAGAATACTTCGGACCGGCTTTGACAGGTTTCGTTTTACGACTTTATGCAGACGGCTTAGCTGAACACACGGGCCACCCGTTGTCCGTCCGTAGATATATGTGGAAAATGGAATATTAAGTATGTAGAGCTTCTACATACTTTTTTTCCAACAAGCAAAGGCTTCACCATTTTAAAGGGGGTTTTGAAATGAAGAAGATGCTGTTGTTCTCAATATTTTTGCTTCTCCTCAGTTCAGTTTTGTCTGCATGTAATTCGAATGATGCAACTACCGCAGCCACTGAAGATGGAAAAGTCGTCATCGACTTTTTCCACAGATGGCCAAATGAGCCTCGCAAGTCTTTCTATGATGAAAAAATAAAAGAGTATATGGAAGCGAACCCTGATGTCCATATCAATGTGAACTCGGTATTGAACGATTCTTACAAAGAAAAAATCAAAGTTTTGGTTTCCAGCGATGACCTTCCGGACATTTTCTCTTCTTGGTCCTATTCATTTGCTGAAAACCTTGTGTCCTCAGAGAAGATCATGCCTTTGAATGATGTTCTAAGCGAAGATCAAGAGTGGTCATCAAGCATTATCGAATCTCAGTACGACGGATTTAAGTTTGATGAAGAAACATACGGTGTTCCTTTCACGGTAGATGGAAAAGCGTTCTTCTATAACAAAGCCATCTTCGAAGAAAACAACATTGCAGTTCCTAAAACATATGATGAATTCATCGCAGCACTTGATTCGTTAAAGCAAGCAGGCTACGAACAGCCGTTGGTGGAAGGTTTGACTGATACGTGGGCCATTTCCCACTATCTCGGAACGATTTTCGAACGAGTGGTCGACCCGGCTGTATTGGAAAAAGATTATACGCCAGAAACTGGCGAGTTCACAGATCCTGGCTATATCAAAGGCTTGGAAATCTTCGAGCAACTAGCTGGTTACATGGGTGACGTTTCTACGGCGATGGACCATGAAGCGGCCCGCAATATGTTCGCCGCTGGAGAAGTTCCGGTATTGTACATGCAATTTGCGGAAATCAAAATGGTGGAAGAAGCGAGTGATGTGGAATTTGGTTTCTTTGACTTCCCTGAGGTTGAAGGCGGCAAAGGCGATCCGACTGCACTGACTGGCGCGCCTGAAGGCTGGATGGTCAGCAAAAATGCGCCAAAAGAAACCGTTGATTTCTTGAAATTCCTAACTTCTGCAGAAACTGCTGCTGAATTTACGAAAACGGATGGCCAGTTGAATGCGGTCAAAGGAGCTGTAACTCCGGAGAACGTCAACGCAACCAGCCAAGAAGCTTACGAATTGGTAACGAATGCAACTTCTACTGCCCCTTGGTTTGATAACGCAGTCAATATCAACATCGCCGATGTCTTTATGCGCGGAGGACAGGAATTGGCGACTGGCCAGTCTACTCCACAAGACGTTATGAAAAACGTCCAGCAAGAAGCGAAAAGCCTTAGAGAATAAAACGTAAAATTAAATAAGTCCTAATGTTCTTGGAATGTTAGGACTTATTATTATGAGAGAAGGTGTATGTATGATCGCCAGAAAAATTCCGCTGATTCCAACCTTGTTCCTTTTACCGAGTTTGTTGTTTTTAGGTATCTTCATTTATTTCCCACTGGTCCAGAATGTGTACAACAGTTTTTTCGATTTTAGTGTCTTTTCCCCAACTAAAGAATTTGTCGGTTTTGCTTCGTTTCAGCAATTGCTTCAAGATGAAGTAATTGTGGCGGCATTCATAAACAATGTGAAATACGCTGTTATCTCCGTTTTGTTCCAAGTGTTTTTCGCATTAGTTCTTGCAACGATTTTGGAAGACAAAGTCTTTAGAAGAATAGCACCCGCTTTGCGCGTGATTTACTTTATGCCCGTCATGATTTCCATTTCAGTAATCGCTTTATTGTTCACATTTGTATACAACCCGCAAATGGGGCTTTTGAATAGTTTCTTAGAATTAATTGGATTAGAAAATTTAGCTACTCCTTGGTTAGGAAATGCTACAACGGCAATATACGCGGTCATTGCGATGTCCCAATGGCAAAGCATCGGGTTCATCACAATGCTGTTCATTGTAGCGATCCAGAAAATTCCTAAAGAGTTATACGAGGCAGCTGATATAGATGGAGCAGGGAAGGTTAGGAAGTTTTTCAACATCACCATCCCGCAAGTAAAAGAAACCATGTTTGTAAACGTTCTGATTACAGTGACTGGATCTATTTTGGTTTTCAACGAGCCATTCATCTTAACCGGAGGAGGGCCGGGCTTTAGTTCAACCACATTGTCGGTGTTGATGTACGAACAAGGATTTGGCAAAGACAATATGGGCTATGCCTCAGCCATCGCTACCTTGATTTTTGTATTGTCCGCTATTTTCGCACTGATCCAAATTAGGGTTTCTGGAACTGGAAAGGATGATTAGGATGGTCAAAACAGATGTAAAAGGAGATTATTTGGAACGCGATCGGGCGGCCAGCAAACCACGCACCAAAGCGAAGCTGAATTTAACTGCTGGCATCTCGAAGTACACGGTTCTTCTCGGATTATTGGCGTTCGCTGTCATCATTCTGTATCCGCTGTTTTGGATGGTAATTTCATCTTTGAAAAGTTACGATGAAATCTATAACAATGTTTGGGGCCTTCCGTCCGTCTGGCACTTTGAAAACTATGCAACTGCCTGGTCGATGGGGATTTCCAGTTATTTCTTCAATAGCGTAGTGGTCACTTTGGCTACTATTGCATTGGTGGTATTAATCGGCTCCATGGCAGCGTTTACGTTATCCAGATACCGCTCAAAATGGATTGATGCGGCGCTGATTTTCATCATCGGCGGTATCATGATGAACCCTCAAGTCGCATTGATTCCGTTGTTTGAGATCTTGACTTGGCTGGACCTCATTAATACGAGATGGGCGTTGATTTTAACTTACGTGGCTTTCCGGCTGCCGTTGACCATTATTTTGATAAGAGCTTTCTTTTTAAGCATTCCGAAAGAGCTGGAAGAGTCGGCTATTATTGACGGGTGCAGCGAATTCGGGATTTACGCGAGAATCTATCTTCCACTGTCAATTCCTATTATTTTGACGACAGTGGTGTTGACTGCATTTTTCGCTTGGAACGAGTTCTTGTTCGCAACAGTGTTTATCGATTCGGAGATTTTGAAGACGATTCCTTCAGGATTGATGAATTTCAAAGATGCCCTTAGAACGGATTGGGGCGTATTGCTTTCAGGGATGGTGATCGCGTCGATTCCGATGGTGATTTTATTGGTAATATTGCAGAAATTCCTGGTGAGAGGTTTGTCGGAAGGGTCTGTTAAGGGATAAGAGGAGGAAATGGAATGAAGCTGATAGCTGTTGGAGATAATGTGGTGGATTGCTATTTGGATCAACAAACGTATTACCCTGGAGGCAACTGCGTGAACGTCGCGGTAAACGCCAAAAAGAACGGAGCGGAAAGTGCAGCTTACATCGGAATTTTCGCTACCGACGACAAGGCGCAACACATCAAATACGCTTTAAACGAAGAAGCGGTGGATTTCCAATTTTCCCGTATTGCAGATGGCATTAGCGGACAGCCGCAAGTGTCGTTGACTGATGAGGGCGACCGCGTCTTTGTCGGCGGCCCTAAAAATACGGTGCAGCACAAACTGAAGCTCCAGCTTGTCCCGGATGAGTTGGATTACATTTCCGGCTTTGATTTATGCCATGTCAGTTGTTATTCGTCGATGGAAAGCGAATTGCCGAAGCTTTCCAAGGTCATTAACGTGTCTTTTGATTTTTCAAACAGAGTGGAAATCGACTACGTCAAATCGATTGCCCCATATATCAATTATGCGTTCTTTTCAGCTGCCGATTTGAACGATCAAGAACTGGATCAATTTATCGAGCAAGTAAAAGAGTTCGATTTCGAAGTGTTCGCGTTGACAAGAGGCAGCCAGCCGGCTGTATTTGTCTGCAAGGGAGAGCGGTTCGATCAAAGGCTGAACCCGATTCAAGTTGTCGATACAATGGGAGCGGGTGACAGTTTAATCGGCGGTTTTTTGGTGAATTATATAAACGGGGAAAGCCCTGAGGCAGCCCTCGAAAAAGCGACCAAATCAGCTGAAATCACTTGCGGGATGTTTGGAGGTTTCGGATACCCAAGAAGTTTCTAAAAATTGTAAAAGCGATTCTCCTCCTGTAAAGTTGAAATAACTGCACCATTAATACGTATCTATAGGAGAGAAGCTATGAAGAACCAAAACAGTATGAATGCGGAAAGTCCTGTATTGCTGTATGAGCAAATCAAAGCCGGGGTCAAAGAGCTGATCAAAACCAATAACCTGAAAGCTGGACACAAACTGCCGAACGAATCGGAGCTGTGCGAGATTTTCAATGTAAGCCGTATTACTATTCGCAGAGCCATTAAAGAATTAGGCGAAGAGGGTTTTATTGAAGTAATCAGAGGAAAAGGAACTTTCGTCAAAGCATCCAAGAAGGATTTGCATTTGTTGAATCTGAAAGGGTTTACGGAAGGGCTGTCCACTGAAGAAAATAATATTGAAAAAGAAGTTTTGCATAAGCATGTCATTCATGATGAGCATGACATTTCGAAAGCATTTTCATATGAAGAGACGGAGTTTTTGGAATTGGTGCGGGTGGTGAAAGATGCGGAAGGGCCGTTTAGTGTGGATTATGCGTATCTGCCGCTAAGTGTCTATCCAGGTATTGAGCCTTTACTGACCAACAACGCTTCGACTTTTCAGCTGATCCGTGAAAAATATAAAATCAAATTTACAAAAGTAAAAAAAGAAATTGAATATGTCCACCCATCAAGTGAAATCTGCCGCTATTTGGGCGTCAGCAAAACGTCGTCGGTCATTTTGGTGAAAAAGATCATCTATGGGGAAAATGACAAACCCGTCCATTACTCAAAGTATTACTTGGCAGGAGAC includes these proteins:
- a CDS encoding SIS domain-containing protein, producing MKQDQGTLIEEVAGATETQSVKGVEMKQEHAAQIAAVVDAVNAKKIDNVYFVACGGSMASLSFGEYFLSKEIEIPSFVYTSNEFIHRNPKSLGENSLVVLRSHSGTTPETVEAASFAKAKGAVTVAISMEAESPLAQAAEHVVHYNYKDGSDAIDGEAGMFYTLIFELLNALSPNEKYKRVVNQLPNLGNLIEKNIEQFSEAANEFGKKYKRDKIIYTMASGAYIHHAYSFTSCLLMEMLWIHSNAIHSGEFFHGPFEITDYDVPFLVVKGEGASRPLDERALDFVQKFSDKVEVVDIAELNYDGIDEDLKEYFGPALTGFVLRLYADGLAEHTGHPLSVRRYMWKMEY
- a CDS encoding PfkB family carbohydrate kinase → MKLIAVGDNVVDCYLDQQTYYPGGNCVNVAVNAKKNGAESAAYIGIFATDDKAQHIKYALNEEAVDFQFSRIADGISGQPQVSLTDEGDRVFVGGPKNTVQHKLKLQLVPDELDYISGFDLCHVSCYSSMESELPKLSKVINVSFDFSNRVEIDYVKSIAPYINYAFFSAADLNDQELDQFIEQVKEFDFEVFALTRGSQPAVFVCKGERFDQRLNPIQVVDTMGAGDSLIGGFLVNYINGESPEAALEKATKSAEITCGMFGGFGYPRSF
- a CDS encoding glycerol-3-phosphate responsive antiterminator codes for the protein MKQQWNKDEMFNRLQEHKKIASVKNHKGIEKVLANKDKIAAVFLLAGSIMNVKRFVDVIQNEGIPVLVHAEKIGGLLLNNEGLDFIADYVKPFGIVTTKTALIKKAKERKLFVVQRVFMIDSEVYESVLENKQNLAPDIIEIMPSTLHEVIRSYSKHLDIPVITGGLLSSTEQVKASLDAGALAISTSNESLWKQDLSKI
- a CDS encoding carbohydrate ABC transporter permease, coding for MIRMVKTDVKGDYLERDRAASKPRTKAKLNLTAGISKYTVLLGLLAFAVIILYPLFWMVISSLKSYDEIYNNVWGLPSVWHFENYATAWSMGISSYFFNSVVVTLATIALVVLIGSMAAFTLSRYRSKWIDAALIFIIGGIMMNPQVALIPLFEILTWLDLINTRWALILTYVAFRLPLTIILIRAFFLSIPKELEESAIIDGCSEFGIYARIYLPLSIPIILTTVVLTAFFAWNEFLFATVFIDSEILKTIPSGLMNFKDALRTDWGVLLSGMVIASIPMVILLVILQKFLVRGLSEGSVKG
- a CDS encoding GntR family transcriptional regulator, whose amino-acid sequence is MKNQNSMNAESPVLLYEQIKAGVKELIKTNNLKAGHKLPNESELCEIFNVSRITIRRAIKELGEEGFIEVIRGKGTFVKASKKDLHLLNLKGFTEGLSTEENNIEKEVLHKHVIHDEHDISKAFSYEETEFLELVRVVKDAEGPFSVDYAYLPLSVYPGIEPLLTNNASTFQLIREKYKIKFTKVKKEIEYVHPSSEICRYLGVSKTSSVILVKKIIYGENDKPVHYSKYYLAGDRVKFYIESDYTD
- a CDS encoding MarR family winged helix-turn-helix transcriptional regulator, with protein sequence MNPNSELENLDLIDLISERHILVRRISGEAWNDTSEIYISNSEWYIMARIYKKQPTISYVTKNVDISRQAIHKFIKNLAAKGLVEIGNVENNKKEKSIRLTVLGEECYEKNETLKAQLENQIAEKIGEDNVKALKNLLALDWGI
- a CDS encoding DUF1456 family protein, which codes for MDNNDLLIRLRYALDIKNNDMVEIFKLGGIELTKEEVLKVLTKSPESDDEADGIWEAAENEDHIKADNAMFESFLNGLIIFKRGRQEPKPGQPEKPALTGEPSKNLLLKKVKIALQLTSEDMLEILQLAGVTVTKSEMSAMLRKQGHKNYSNCGDRYARNFLKGLAIKYRK
- a CDS encoding CarD family transcriptional regulator, with protein sequence MFNIGDLIIYSAHGICQIDDICDETVAGVTKKYYKLHPYESNHHITIRTPVDNDKVLMLSMIPKEEVADIMEAFKEPALEWDNNPNIRLQYFSDIINTGKRKEIAKVVNTLMRKKIEVKLDGKNLYERDHKVLNSAQTILFKELSIALDTTFEEVNQLATRLINENS
- a CDS encoding ABC transporter substrate-binding protein, producing MKKMLLFSIFLLLLSSVLSACNSNDATTAATEDGKVVIDFFHRWPNEPRKSFYDEKIKEYMEANPDVHINVNSVLNDSYKEKIKVLVSSDDLPDIFSSWSYSFAENLVSSEKIMPLNDVLSEDQEWSSSIIESQYDGFKFDEETYGVPFTVDGKAFFYNKAIFEENNIAVPKTYDEFIAALDSLKQAGYEQPLVEGLTDTWAISHYLGTIFERVVDPAVLEKDYTPETGEFTDPGYIKGLEIFEQLAGYMGDVSTAMDHEAARNMFAAGEVPVLYMQFAEIKMVEEASDVEFGFFDFPEVEGGKGDPTALTGAPEGWMVSKNAPKETVDFLKFLTSAETAAEFTKTDGQLNAVKGAVTPENVNATSQEAYELVTNATSTAPWFDNAVNINIADVFMRGGQELATGQSTPQDVMKNVQQEAKSLRE
- a CDS encoding glycerophosphodiester phosphodiesterase; its protein translation is MRKLIAHRGWSGKAPENTLSAVKLALEEPKIDCIEIDVHLTKDGVPVVIHDYQVDRTTNGSGFVKDMTAEEIKALDAGSWFDFEFAGEQVPLLEEVLVLAGGKKKLLIELKQMAGMYEGLEEKVIGLIQQYGLEAHCDLISFDHKSLQTCMKYSTEVNRTLVMLGSPVLLIDQVNEIGATAVSMNHLYVDQEMVTSLNNNGIDIVVWTVDQKSEAERVLGLDGAISLTTNHPERLWA
- a CDS encoding HAD family hydrolase, whose protein sequence is MHWIKDINVLIFDMDGTLYQDYSFMGRYIRKMMKESYSDNEIEETVALAYDILEGKKPIKLGYLYDPEQLVFHSHQDLTPVTSYDWNGIEIEKTESGENPLAYIGDPWGIAHLMAIKKKISMETVKKAFNDVRSEMLMEAYCIVKRTDLFDEIKKLDNKKAILMTNSPLPTGQEFVDFLGIGDVFDEFYFDGKKPHGIKELMDRLLAEGYQPEEILSIGDHPWNDLYPVRKAGGHTCLISQYEHDDTTKWSVSVKTIDELVDVVRQLTEESVIAK
- a CDS encoding carbohydrate ABC transporter permease, with translation MARKIPLIPTLFLLPSLLFLGIFIYFPLVQNVYNSFFDFSVFSPTKEFVGFASFQQLLQDEVIVAAFINNVKYAVISVLFQVFFALVLATILEDKVFRRIAPALRVIYFMPVMISISVIALLFTFVYNPQMGLLNSFLELIGLENLATPWLGNATTAIYAVIAMSQWQSIGFITMLFIVAIQKIPKELYEAADIDGAGKVRKFFNITIPQVKETMFVNVLITVTGSILVFNEPFILTGGGPGFSSTTLSVLMYEQGFGKDNMGYASAIATLIFVLSAIFALIQIRVSGTGKDD